Proteins found in one Eriocheir sinensis breed Jianghai 21 chromosome 43, ASM2467909v1, whole genome shotgun sequence genomic segment:
- the LOC127010340 gene encoding uncharacterized protein LOC127010340 isoform X1, giving the protein MLSLLLPQVVVGIVLGVVGVGVEGYSRTPTQYHIQTDEGPDRYFRFQTYTGQYRKEKRLDDGTVFGTYGWVDATGLLRLYDYIADKAGYRIVRTRQLMVPKVDPAAYQHLADRQPWNPNYRPKGQQQTQQTNQIQQPSQPVQQQQRPWQQTQQRPWQTQHQKQQQQRPWQQTQQPTTTTTTPSQSTTGSAVQPHDPADTSDLPAGGSFSINYDLGNQFHVEKIFADGRKVGRHGYVDPLGILRVSHYTAGPEGLVQRQESRWVGTRDPYTS; this is encoded by the exons ATGCTGTCTCTTCTACTCCCTCAGGTCGTGGTGGGAATCGTCCTGGGTgtcgtgggtgtgggcgtggagggGTACAGCCGCACGCCCACTCAGTACCACATCCAAACTGACGAAGGACCCGACAGATACTTCAG GTTCCAGACGTACACGGGCCAGTACCGGAAGGAAAAACGGCTGGACGACGGCACAGTGTTCGGAACCTACGGCTGGGTGGACGCCACGGGTCTGCTGCGGCTCTACGACTACATCGCGGACAAGGCCGGCTACCGCATCGTCAGGACCCGGCAGCTCATGGTACCCAAGGTTGACCCCGCGGCGTACCAGCACCTCGCGGACCGCCAGCCCTGGAACCCGAATTACCGACCCAAGGGACAGCAACAGACGCAGCAGACAAACCAGATTCAGCAGCCAAGTCAGCCAGTCCAGCAACAACAGCGACCGTGGCAGCAGACTCAGCAGAGGCCATGGCAGACTCAGCAccagaaacagcagcagcagaggccGTGGCAGCAGACCCAGCAACCGACAACAACCACCACGACGCCTAGCCAATCCACGACAG GTAGCGCCGTTCAGCCCCACGACCCGGCGGACACCAGCGACCTGCCCGCCGGAGGTTCCTTCTCCATCAACTACGACCTGGGCAATCAGTTCCACGTGGAGAAGATCTTCGCGGACGGCAGGAAGGTCGGCAG GCACGGCTACGTGGACCCGCTCGGCATCCTGCGGGTGTCGCACTACACGGCGGGCCCCGAGGGGCTCGTCCAGCGCCAGGAGAGTCGGTGGGTCGGCACCCGGGACCCCTACACCTCATAG
- the LOC127010340 gene encoding uncharacterized protein LOC127010340 isoform X2, with protein MNTLCLVVVGIVLGVVGVGVEGYSRTPTQYHIQTDEGPDRYFRFQTYTGQYRKEKRLDDGTVFGTYGWVDATGLLRLYDYIADKAGYRIVRTRQLMVPKVDPAAYQHLADRQPWNPNYRPKGQQQTQQTNQIQQPSQPVQQQQRPWQQTQQRPWQTQHQKQQQQRPWQQTQQPTTTTTTPSQSTTGSAVQPHDPADTSDLPAGGSFSINYDLGNQFHVEKIFADGRKVGRHGYVDPLGILRVSHYTAGPEGLVQRQESRWVGTRDPYTS; from the exons GTCGTGGTGGGAATCGTCCTGGGTgtcgtgggtgtgggcgtggagggGTACAGCCGCACGCCCACTCAGTACCACATCCAAACTGACGAAGGACCCGACAGATACTTCAG GTTCCAGACGTACACGGGCCAGTACCGGAAGGAAAAACGGCTGGACGACGGCACAGTGTTCGGAACCTACGGCTGGGTGGACGCCACGGGTCTGCTGCGGCTCTACGACTACATCGCGGACAAGGCCGGCTACCGCATCGTCAGGACCCGGCAGCTCATGGTACCCAAGGTTGACCCCGCGGCGTACCAGCACCTCGCGGACCGCCAGCCCTGGAACCCGAATTACCGACCCAAGGGACAGCAACAGACGCAGCAGACAAACCAGATTCAGCAGCCAAGTCAGCCAGTCCAGCAACAACAGCGACCGTGGCAGCAGACTCAGCAGAGGCCATGGCAGACTCAGCAccagaaacagcagcagcagaggccGTGGCAGCAGACCCAGCAACCGACAACAACCACCACGACGCCTAGCCAATCCACGACAG GTAGCGCCGTTCAGCCCCACGACCCGGCGGACACCAGCGACCTGCCCGCCGGAGGTTCCTTCTCCATCAACTACGACCTGGGCAATCAGTTCCACGTGGAGAAGATCTTCGCGGACGGCAGGAAGGTCGGCAG GCACGGCTACGTGGACCCGCTCGGCATCCTGCGGGTGTCGCACTACACGGCGGGCCCCGAGGGGCTCGTCCAGCGCCAGGAGAGTCGGTGGGTCGGCACCCGGGACCCCTACACCTCATAG